The following are from one region of the Bradyrhizobium septentrionale genome:
- a CDS encoding HdeA/HdeB family chaperone — translation MIIHLTVPMAHALQPFARNLVSETRRRLIQINPAASRPSSIRGACLGASVLATGSFCSAAQKKELDLDQTRRRVSQIDLNQYWQPILLPECASSVTELIMRKSVLYLILAGATWPCAAHAQVKIDMARVTCADYLALSAEDSAVFSAWMSGWFNQKTGYVFVDLNAYARNVANVKSWCALNPTQTVMAGLQRATAQ, via the coding sequence GTGATCATCCACCTGACGGTACCCATGGCGCATGCCCTCCAGCCATTTGCGCGGAATCTGGTCAGTGAAACCCGGCGACGCTTGATTCAGATCAATCCTGCGGCCTCAAGGCCATCGTCGATAAGAGGGGCATGTCTCGGTGCTTCGGTGCTTGCCACAGGCTCCTTCTGCAGCGCGGCACAAAAGAAAGAGCTTGATCTAGATCAAACCCGCCGCCGCGTTTCGCAGATTGATCTGAATCAATACTGGCAGCCGATTCTCCTTCCTGAATGCGCCTCATCGGTGACGGAGTTGATTATGCGGAAATCCGTGCTCTATCTGATCCTCGCGGGCGCGACCTGGCCATGCGCAGCCCATGCGCAAGTTAAGATCGATATGGCCCGTGTGACATGTGCCGACTATCTAGCGCTTTCAGCCGAAGACTCGGCGGTCTTTTCTGCGTGGATGAGCGGTTGGTTCAATCAGAAAACCGGTTACGTGTTCGTTGACTTGAATGCCTATGCTCGAAACGTCGCGAATGTGAAGTCGTGGTGCGCTTTAAACCCGACGCAAACCGTGATGGCCGGTCTTCAACGCGCAACGGCTCAATAG
- a CDS encoding outer membrane protein produces the protein MRKFLAAAVSFAAIAMAAAPASAADMAVKAPPPAPLPVIYNWSGFYIGANGGWGQSRNCWDFVGVAGTVIGDGCRERSGGLVGGQIGYRWQANQWVFGLEAQGDWADLSSQRVSIIAPAFSTRTTTDGIGLFTGQIGYAWNASLLYVKGGAAVTSNRFSILSTLTGAELASASATRWGGTVGVGWEYGFAPNWSAGIEYDHLFMGDANNSFSVANPIVAGALNRISQDVDMVTLRINYRFGGYGAARY, from the coding sequence ATGAGAAAGTTCTTAGCCGCCGCTGTCAGTTTCGCGGCAATTGCAATGGCCGCCGCACCTGCATCGGCCGCCGACATGGCCGTCAAGGCCCCGCCTCCGGCTCCGCTGCCGGTGATCTACAACTGGAGCGGCTTCTACATAGGCGCCAACGGCGGCTGGGGACAGAGCCGGAATTGCTGGGATTTCGTGGGGGTGGCCGGTACGGTCATCGGTGACGGCTGCCGCGAGCGGTCAGGAGGCCTCGTCGGCGGGCAGATCGGCTACCGTTGGCAGGCCAATCAGTGGGTGTTCGGCCTGGAAGCCCAGGGGGATTGGGCTGATCTCAGCAGCCAGCGTGTCAGTATTATCGCTCCGGCGTTCTCGACCCGCACGACAACGGACGGCATCGGGCTTTTCACCGGCCAGATCGGCTACGCCTGGAACGCCTCACTGTTGTACGTGAAGGGCGGCGCGGCGGTCACAAGCAATCGTTTCAGCATCCTTAGCACGCTTACCGGCGCCGAACTGGCCTCCGCAAGCGCGACCCGCTGGGGTGGGACCGTGGGTGTGGGCTGGGAGTACGGCTTTGCACCAAATTGGTCTGCCGGTATTGAATACGACCACCTGTTCATGGGGGACGCGAACAATTCGTTCTCTGTCGCCAATCCGATTGTTGCCGGTGCGCTCAATCGGATCAGCCAAGACGTCGATATGGTCACCTTGCGCATCAACTACCGCTTCGGCGGTTACGGCGCAGCGAGATACTGA
- the tnpA gene encoding IS66-like element accessory protein TnpA: MTISRAEVITTVERRRRWSQDEKERLVAASLEPGANVSEVARVAGLHVSQLFRWRKELCRHGEASIAPFVPVEIGPSALPREVAEAPLTPTARRRKSQGIIEIDLGSGHRIRVDGDVDGDALRRVLDALVRR; this comes from the coding sequence ATGACGATTTCGAGGGCGGAGGTGATCACAACGGTCGAGCGGCGGCGCCGGTGGTCGCAGGATGAGAAGGAACGGCTCGTCGCAGCGTCGCTCGAGCCCGGCGCCAATGTTTCCGAGGTGGCTCGCGTGGCCGGGCTTCATGTGAGCCAGCTGTTCAGGTGGCGTAAGGAGCTTTGCAGGCACGGCGAAGCGAGCATAGCGCCGTTTGTTCCGGTCGAGATTGGGCCGTCTGCGCTACCGCGGGAGGTGGCCGAAGCGCCGTTGACGCCAACGGCGCGTCGACGCAAGAGCCAGGGCATCATCGAGATTGATCTTGGTAGCGGGCACCGCATCCGGGTCGATGGCGACGTTGATGGAGATGCGCTACGTCGCGTTCTCGATGCTTTGGTCCGCCGATGA
- the hisF gene encoding imidazole glycerol phosphate synthase subunit HisF, which produces MFKVRVIPCLDVKDGRVVKGVNFVDLRDAGDPVEAAIAYDAAGADELTFLDITATHENRGIMLDVVRRTAEACFMPLTVGGGVRTVDDIKTLLRSGADKVSINSAAVSRREFVKEAAEKYGEQCIVVAIDAKRVKRAGGSDRWEIFTHGGRNATGIEAIEYAQEVVSLGAGEILLTSMDRDGTRQGFDLPLTRAIADSVPVPVIASGGVGNLDHLVDGVREGHATGVLAASIFHFGEFTIRQAKDHMVRAGLPMRLDP; this is translated from the coding sequence ATGTTCAAGGTTCGCGTGATCCCCTGCCTCGACGTCAAGGACGGGCGCGTGGTCAAGGGCGTCAACTTCGTCGATTTGCGCGACGCCGGCGATCCGGTGGAGGCCGCGATCGCCTATGACGCTGCCGGCGCCGATGAGCTCACCTTCCTCGACATCACCGCCACCCATGAGAACCGCGGCATCATGCTGGATGTGGTGCGGCGGACGGCGGAGGCCTGCTTCATGCCGCTGACCGTCGGCGGCGGCGTCCGCACCGTCGACGACATCAAGACCCTGCTGCGCTCGGGCGCCGACAAGGTCTCGATCAATTCGGCTGCGGTCAGCCGGCGGGAATTCGTCAAGGAAGCGGCCGAGAAGTACGGCGAGCAATGCATCGTGGTCGCGATCGACGCCAAGCGGGTCAAGCGCGCCGGCGGCTCGGACCGCTGGGAGATATTCACCCATGGTGGGCGTAATGCCACCGGGATCGAGGCCATCGAATATGCCCAGGAGGTCGTCTCGCTCGGCGCCGGCGAAATCCTGCTGACCTCGATGGACCGCGACGGTACCAGGCAGGGCTTTGACCTGCCGCTGACCCGGGCGATCGCGGACAGTGTTCCCGTACCGGTCATTGCGTCCGGCGGCGTCGGCAATCTCGATCACCTGGTCGATGGCGTCCGCGAGGGCCACGCCACCGGCGTGCTGGCCGCGTCGATCTTCCACTTCGGGGAATTTACCATCCGCCAGGCCAAGGATCACATGGTGCGCGCCGGCCTGCCGATGCGCCTCGATCCCTAG
- a CDS encoding HdeA/HdeB family chaperone: MKRTIISSFCVLILMNITPAHAQVVIDLSVLTCKQLLDSDAGRQALISSWMGGYFSATKNLSELDIRYVKRNAKVVGSYCKTHRSDTVMNAMQKNWH, from the coding sequence ATGAAACGGACCATCATTTCCAGCTTCTGTGTGTTGATCCTGATGAATATTACGCCAGCCCACGCCCAGGTCGTGATTGACCTTTCGGTGCTCACCTGCAAGCAGCTCCTTGATTCAGATGCCGGGCGACAGGCCCTGATAAGTTCGTGGATGGGCGGCTATTTCAGCGCGACAAAGAATCTCAGCGAACTCGACATCCGCTACGTTAAGCGGAACGCGAAGGTTGTAGGCAGCTACTGCAAGACGCACAGGTCGGATACCGTCATGAATGCAATGCAGAAGAACTGGCACTAG
- a CDS encoding PAS domain-containing hybrid sensor histidine kinase/response regulator, whose protein sequence is MGRFFRIKLRLRRFLRRHSWLATIVRSFTIFSVAFGSAFGFISGALSQQSGYDPNAFAIGVSFLFALACLWIVTLGIRLRLMRRRLRTIAMHNEAMADRNWELQEAEQRASTLFEAQDDLIVLRDLDGLITYANDAYCELAQSSRSELIGGSATLKVLEQGDTALEANGTRVYDQKIEGPLGPRWIAWREGLVRNDAGAPAEMQSVGRDVTDRTESERALAEARDQADAANRAKSRFLAMASHEIRTPLNGIIGMSGLLMDTQLTPEQTTYVKAVKTSGDALLALIEELLDYSKIEAGKIDLEHRAFALSGLIEDITELLAPRAQAKGIEIAAYVDERLPMQVAGDAARLRQVLLNLAGNAIKFTASGGVALIVEPGIWPNEISFLVRDTGIGIAPEAQQRIFREFEQADDRIARSYGGTGLGLSISDRIVKRMGGRITLASTPGSGSTFEVSIPLAAADTGEANGFAAPDLTGQSIMLVAPHSIEVSLISRRLQRWGAQTCIVSDTGVAEALLPERSWHAVLIDHTLGTAAMEAFARAARLHATHRIVMFTPATRQELSASETAMFTGYLVKPLRAASLAARLTASPEITAPSLVGDQSLAIEALAEPAPATAAAPDKGLSILVAEDNEINALLMRSLLTRLGHNVVITTNGEQAMESWLSATSAGTPYDLVLMDIQMPRLNGIETTKQIRGHEAGQSGRRTPILALTANTLVEDRYACFEAGMDGFLIKPLDREKLEEALAGLAAARHIAA, encoded by the coding sequence ATGGGGCGTTTCTTCCGGATCAAGTTGCGCCTTCGCCGCTTCCTGCGGCGCCATTCCTGGCTCGCGACGATCGTCCGGTCCTTCACGATCTTCTCCGTCGCATTCGGCAGCGCCTTCGGGTTCATTTCGGGCGCCCTCTCGCAGCAAAGCGGCTACGATCCCAATGCATTCGCGATCGGGGTCAGCTTCCTGTTCGCGCTGGCCTGCCTCTGGATCGTGACGCTCGGCATCCGCCTGCGGCTGATGCGCAGGAGGTTGCGCACCATCGCCATGCACAATGAGGCGATGGCCGACCGCAACTGGGAACTGCAGGAAGCCGAACAGCGCGCCTCTACCCTGTTCGAGGCGCAGGACGATTTGATCGTGCTGCGCGACCTCGACGGCCTCATCACCTACGCCAACGACGCCTATTGCGAGCTGGCGCAGTCCTCCCGCAGCGAATTGATCGGCGGCAGCGCCACGCTCAAGGTGCTCGAACAGGGCGACACCGCGCTCGAAGCCAACGGCACGCGGGTCTACGACCAGAAGATCGAAGGCCCGCTCGGGCCGCGCTGGATCGCCTGGCGCGAGGGCCTCGTGCGCAACGATGCCGGCGCGCCTGCCGAGATGCAGAGCGTCGGCCGCGACGTCACCGACCGCACCGAGAGCGAGCGGGCACTGGCCGAAGCGCGCGATCAGGCCGATGCCGCCAACCGCGCCAAGTCACGTTTCCTCGCGATGGCGAGCCACGAGATCCGCACCCCGCTGAACGGCATCATCGGCATGAGCGGACTGCTGATGGACACGCAGCTGACGCCGGAGCAGACGACCTACGTCAAGGCGGTCAAGACCTCCGGCGACGCGCTGCTGGCGCTGATCGAGGAGCTGCTCGACTATTCCAAGATCGAAGCCGGCAAGATCGATCTCGAGCACCGCGCCTTTGCGCTGTCCGGCCTGATCGAGGACATCACCGAGCTGCTGGCGCCGCGCGCGCAGGCCAAAGGCATCGAGATCGCCGCCTATGTCGACGAGCGGCTGCCGATGCAGGTGGCCGGCGACGCCGCGCGGCTGCGCCAGGTGCTGCTCAATCTCGCCGGCAACGCCATCAAGTTCACCGCGAGCGGCGGCGTGGCCCTGATCGTCGAGCCCGGCATCTGGCCGAACGAGATCAGCTTCCTGGTCCGCGACACCGGCATCGGAATCGCACCGGAAGCGCAGCAGCGCATCTTCCGGGAGTTCGAGCAGGCCGACGACCGCATCGCGCGCAGCTATGGCGGCACCGGCCTCGGCCTTTCGATCAGCGACCGCATCGTGAAGCGAATGGGCGGCCGCATCACGCTCGCGAGCACGCCGGGCTCCGGCTCGACGTTCGAAGTATCGATCCCGCTCGCCGCCGCCGACACCGGCGAGGCCAACGGCTTCGCCGCGCCCGACCTCACCGGCCAGTCGATCATGCTGGTTGCACCGCACAGTATCGAGGTTTCGCTGATCTCGCGGCGGTTGCAGCGCTGGGGTGCGCAGACCTGCATCGTGTCGGACACCGGTGTCGCCGAGGCGCTGTTGCCGGAACGAAGCTGGCACGCCGTCCTGATCGACCACACGCTAGGCACCGCGGCGATGGAGGCGTTTGCCCGCGCGGCGCGCCTCCATGCGACCCACCGCATCGTGATGTTCACGCCGGCGACGCGGCAGGAGCTGTCGGCCTCCGAGACGGCCATGTTCACAGGCTATCTGGTCAAGCCGCTGCGCGCGGCATCGCTCGCCGCACGCCTGACCGCATCGCCCGAGATCACGGCGCCGAGCCTTGTCGGAGATCAAAGCCTTGCGATCGAGGCACTTGCCGAGCCCGCGCCCGCTACGGCCGCGGCGCCGGACAAGGGGCTCTCGATCCTGGTCGCCGAGGACAATGAGATCAACGCGCTTTTGATGCGCTCGCTGCTCACGAGGCTCGGCCACAACGTGGTCATCACCACCAATGGCGAGCAGGCAATGGAATCCTGGCTGTCGGCGACGTCAGCCGGCACGCCCTATGATCTCGTGCTGATGGACATCCAGATGCCCCGCCTCAACGGCATCGAGACCACCAAGCAGATCCGCGGCCATGAGGCCGGCCAGTCCGGACGCCGGACCCCGATCCTGGCGCTGACCGCCAACACGCTGGTGGAGGACCGCTACGCCTGCTTCGAAGCCGGCATGGACGGCTTTCTGATCAAGCCGCTCGACCGCGAGAAGCTGGAAGAAGCGCTCGCCGGCCTCGCCGCCGCGCGGCATATCGCGGCGTAG
- a CDS encoding phosphoribosyl-ATP diphosphatase yields MSRFTVHDLAATIDARAAAGGEASYTRKLLDKGAEHCAKKLGEEAVETVIAAVENDRDHLIAESADLVFHLLVLLKSRGVKLEDVEAALEKRTSMSGLEEKASRKRD; encoded by the coding sequence ATGTCGCGTTTCACGGTCCACGATCTGGCCGCCACCATCGACGCCCGCGCTGCAGCGGGCGGCGAGGCGTCCTACACCCGCAAGCTGCTCGACAAGGGCGCGGAGCACTGCGCCAAGAAGTTGGGCGAGGAAGCGGTCGAGACGGTGATCGCCGCGGTCGAGAATGACCGCGATCATCTCATCGCGGAAAGTGCCGATCTCGTATTTCACCTGCTGGTTCTGTTGAAATCACGCGGCGTGAAGCTGGAGGATGTCGAGGCCGCGCTGGAGAAGCGCACTTCGATGTCGGGACTGGAAGAGAAGGCGTCGCGCAAGCGCGACTAG
- the tnpB gene encoding IS66 family insertion sequence element accessory protein TnpB (TnpB, as the term is used for proteins encoded by IS66 family insertion elements, is considered an accessory protein, since TnpC, encoded by a neighboring gene, is a DDE family transposase.): MIPVPTGARVWLATGYTDMRRGFPSLALQVQEVLHKDPLSGHLFVFRGRRSDLVKLIWHDGQGACLFTKRLERGRFIWPSVGGETVTISPAQLSYLLSGIDWRTPQETQRPTRVG, from the coding sequence ATGATCCCGGTTCCGACGGGCGCGCGAGTGTGGCTCGCGACAGGCTACACGGACATGCGCCGAGGCTTTCCGTCGTTGGCGCTCCAAGTGCAGGAGGTGCTGCACAAAGACCCGCTCAGCGGTCATTTGTTTGTCTTCCGCGGTCGCCGCAGCGATCTTGTGAAGCTGATCTGGCACGACGGCCAAGGAGCATGCCTTTTTACCAAAAGACTCGAGCGAGGAAGGTTCATCTGGCCATCGGTTGGCGGTGAAACGGTAACGATCTCGCCGGCGCAGTTGAGTTATCTGTTGTCCGGAATCGATTGGCGCACCCCGCAAGAAACCCAGCGTCCGACGCGGGTCGGATAA
- the tnpC gene encoding IS66 family transposase, producing the protein MSSKPDDLPADLASAYMALLAERKALQVERDIAVADAASARAELSDNEALIAHLELRIEKLKRELYGPRSERTARLIEQLELELEELITMASEDELAARAAAAKVQNVRAFTRKRPVRKPWPDDIERERVVIEAPTSCACCGGSRLAKLGEDVTETLEEIPRRFKLIETVREKFTCRDCEKISQPPAPFHATPRGFIGPQLLATILFDKFGMHIPLNRQSVRFKAERIDLPLSTLADQVGHGTFAVMPLFQLIEHHVLAAERLHGDDTTIRILAKGKCTTGRIWTYVRDDQPFAGPAPPAAVYYASSDRRGEHPQKHLAAFAGILQADCYSGFEPLFDPKRKAMPITPAFCLAHARRGFFELADIEKTAREGRKGKPVSPIALEAVRRLDALFEIERAINDRNADERRAVRQERSKPLLDGLHDWLLRERETLSRSSEVLKPMNYMLRRWDDFSRFLDDGRICLSNNAAERALRGIALGRRNWTFAGSLRGADRAAIMLTMITTCRLNNVDPKAWLADVLARIADLPTSRLRELLPWEWKLLRQANNPTDQQAA; encoded by the coding sequence ATGAGCTCGAAGCCAGACGATCTTCCTGCGGATCTTGCGAGCGCCTACATGGCGCTGCTGGCCGAGCGCAAGGCGTTGCAAGTTGAGCGCGATATCGCAGTCGCGGATGCCGCCAGCGCGCGGGCGGAGCTGTCGGACAACGAAGCGTTGATCGCACATCTCGAACTGCGGATCGAGAAGCTCAAACGCGAACTGTACGGGCCGCGGTCCGAGCGCACGGCGCGGCTGATCGAGCAATTGGAATTGGAGCTCGAAGAACTCATCACCATGGCGAGTGAGGATGAGCTCGCCGCGCGTGCCGCGGCTGCAAAGGTACAGAACGTTCGGGCCTTCACGCGCAAGCGGCCGGTGCGCAAGCCTTGGCCGGACGACATCGAACGCGAGCGGGTCGTCATTGAGGCGCCAACGAGCTGCGCCTGCTGCGGCGGATCGCGCCTGGCGAAGCTGGGCGAGGATGTGACCGAGACGTTGGAGGAGATCCCGCGCCGGTTCAAGCTGATCGAGACGGTGCGGGAAAAGTTCACCTGCCGCGATTGTGAGAAGATCAGCCAGCCGCCCGCGCCGTTCCATGCCACACCGCGTGGCTTCATCGGTCCGCAACTGCTGGCGACAATCCTGTTCGACAAGTTCGGCATGCATATCCCGCTCAACCGTCAGAGCGTGCGCTTTAAGGCCGAGAGGATCGATCTGCCGCTGTCGACGCTGGCCGACCAGGTCGGCCACGGAACCTTCGCCGTTATGCCGCTGTTCCAGCTGATCGAGCACCATGTGCTCGCGGCCGAGCGCCTACATGGCGACGACACCACCATCCGCATCCTGGCGAAGGGCAAGTGCACGACTGGGCGGATCTGGACGTATGTGCGGGATGACCAGCCGTTCGCCGGGCCTGCGCCGCCGGCGGCGGTCTATTACGCCTCGAGCGACCGACGGGGCGAACATCCCCAGAAGCATCTGGCCGCCTTCGCCGGTATCTTGCAGGCGGATTGCTATAGCGGCTTCGAGCCGTTGTTCGATCCGAAAAGAAAAGCGATGCCGATCACGCCCGCATTTTGCCTGGCCCATGCGCGGCGGGGATTCTTCGAGCTGGCCGACATCGAGAAAACGGCCAGGGAAGGCCGCAAGGGCAAACCGGTCTCCCCGATCGCGCTGGAGGCGGTCAGGCGTCTTGACGCTCTGTTCGAGATCGAGCGCGCCATCAACGACCGCAATGCCGACGAGCGGCGTGCCGTACGCCAGGAGAGAAGCAAGCCGCTTCTCGATGGCTTGCACGACTGGCTGCTCCGCGAGCGAGAAACCCTGTCGCGCTCCTCCGAGGTCCTGAAGCCCATGAACTACATGCTCAGGCGCTGGGACGACTTCTCCCGCTTCCTCGATGATGGCAGGATCTGCCTCAGCAATAATGCCGCTGAAAGAGCGTTGCGCGGCATCGCGTTGGGCAGGCGCAACTGGACCTTCGCCGGCAGCCTGCGCGGCGCCGACCGCGCTGCCATCATGCTGACGATGATCACGACCTGCCGCCTGAACAACGTCGATCCCAAAGCCTGGCTCGCCGACGTCCTCGCCCGGATCGCCGATCTTCCCACTTCGCGTCTGCGCGAACTGCTGCCCTGGGAATGGAAGCTCCTGCGGCAAGCCAACAACCCCACCGATCAGCAGGCCGCCTGA
- a CDS encoding ATP-binding protein: protein MEAPAASQQPHRSAGRLTFTQRYLTDRHAHAHASIRRPSSYAYETASAAFLTYFMSLSGPLMDRIDLRIEVPAVTAADLILPPPAEGSAEVARRVAAARDIQLARYAAAGMPQVRTNAEAPSSLLETIAQPDAHGQKLLREAAETMHLTARGYHRVLRVARTLADLDGAETIGRLHLAEALSYRALADDLRRAA from the coding sequence ATGGAAGCTCCTGCGGCAAGCCAACAACCCCACCGATCAGCAGGCCGCCTGACCTTCACCCAACGCTATCTTACAGATCGCCACGCCCACGCGCATGCGTCAATCAGGCGGCCTTCGTCGTATGCGTACGAAACGGCAAGCGCTGCCTTTCTTACATACTTCATGAGTCTCTCCGGCCCGCTGATGGATCGCATCGATCTGCGGATCGAAGTGCCCGCCGTGACCGCGGCCGATCTGATCCTGCCGCCGCCGGCGGAGGGCTCGGCCGAGGTCGCCCGCCGCGTCGCGGCCGCGCGCGACATCCAGCTCGCGCGTTACGCGGCGGCCGGCATGCCGCAGGTCCGCACCAATGCGGAAGCGCCGAGCTCGCTGCTCGAGACCATCGCGCAGCCCGACGCGCATGGACAGAAGCTGCTCCGCGAGGCGGCCGAGACCATGCACCTCACCGCGCGCGGCTATCATCGCGTGCTGCGGGTGGCGCGCACGCTGGCCGATCTCGACGGCGCCGAGACGATCGGCCGGCTGCACCTCGCCGAAGCGCTGTCCTATCGTGCGTTGGCCGACGATTTGCGCCGCGCGGCGTAG
- the coaA gene encoding type I pantothenate kinase has protein sequence MDIRAPDQQYNPYRTFTRQQWSHLRDDTPMTLEPGEFDRLRSMHDRLDLQEVEDIYLPLSRLLSIYVDATQRLYYSQRQFLNIRDRKMPYIVGVAGSVAVGKSTTARVLQALLARWSPRPKVDLITTDGFLFPNAVLERQGIMQKKGFPESYDLPTLLSFLSDIKAGRRRVRAPVYSHLTYDIVPNKWVEIDQPDILIVEGVNVLQTGRLPRDGKAVPFVSDFFDFSVYIDADEAALRQWYIKRFLALRDTAFTDPRSYFHRYAPLSDEEATATAIAIWERTNLANLEDNILPTRPRATLILKKGADHVVQSVALRRL, from the coding sequence ATGGACATCCGGGCACCAGATCAGCAATACAACCCCTATCGCACCTTCACGCGCCAGCAATGGTCGCATCTGCGCGACGATACGCCGATGACGCTCGAGCCGGGCGAATTCGACCGTCTGCGCTCGATGCACGACCGCCTCGATTTGCAGGAGGTCGAGGACATCTACCTTCCGCTGTCACGGCTGCTCTCGATCTATGTCGACGCGACCCAGCGGCTGTATTATTCGCAGCGTCAATTCCTCAACATCCGCGACCGCAAGATGCCCTACATCGTCGGCGTCGCCGGTTCGGTGGCCGTCGGCAAGTCGACCACGGCCCGCGTGCTGCAGGCGCTGCTGGCGCGCTGGTCGCCGCGGCCGAAGGTCGACCTGATCACGACAGACGGTTTCCTGTTTCCGAATGCCGTGCTCGAGCGGCAGGGCATCATGCAGAAGAAGGGCTTTCCGGAAAGCTACGACCTACCGACGCTGCTGTCGTTCCTCAGCGACATCAAGGCGGGACGGCGTCGCGTGCGCGCGCCGGTCTATTCGCATCTGACCTACGACATCGTGCCCAACAAATGGGTCGAGATCGACCAGCCGGACATCCTGATCGTCGAGGGCGTCAACGTGCTGCAGACCGGGCGGCTGCCGCGCGACGGCAAGGCAGTGCCGTTCGTCTCCGACTTCTTCGACTTCTCGGTCTATATCGATGCCGACGAGGCTGCGCTGCGGCAATGGTACATCAAGCGCTTCCTGGCGCTGCGCGATACCGCGTTCACCGATCCAAGGTCTTATTTCCACCGCTATGCGCCGCTGTCGGACGAGGAAGCGACCGCGACCGCGATCGCGATCTGGGAGCGCACCAACCTCGCCAATCTCGAGGATAACATCCTGCCGACCCGCCCCCGCGCGACGCTGATCCTCAAGAAGGGCGCCGACCACGTGGTGCAATCGGTCGCGCTGCGCCGGCTGTAA
- a CDS encoding DUF6894 family protein produces MTRYYFDLREDGVLAPDEEGLEFDSLEAVKEEASRSLLDLVRDQVLERGFRDAAVEVRDGADRVLNVAVLWTMKRLDS; encoded by the coding sequence ATGACACGCTACTATTTCGATCTACGCGAAGATGGCGTCCTCGCGCCCGATGAAGAAGGCTTGGAGTTTGACAGCCTCGAGGCAGTCAAGGAAGAGGCGAGCCGCTCGCTGCTCGACCTTGTCCGTGACCAGGTGCTGGAGCGCGGGTTTCGAGATGCGGCAGTTGAAGTTCGCGATGGAGCCGATCGGGTTCTCAATGTGGCCGTCCTGTGGACGATGAAGCGCCTTGATTCTTGA